The following coding sequences lie in one Zingiber officinale cultivar Zhangliang chromosome 2B, Zo_v1.1, whole genome shotgun sequence genomic window:
- the LOC122048237 gene encoding probable purple acid phosphatase 20, giving the protein MAPPPSALCLAIVACSLLVCAFAYTRPPPRGTLSVPLADNANGLTPQQVHISLVGSDKMRVTWITDDDSPSVVEYGTSLGKYSSKATGSSDCYSYLFYRSGHIHDVVIGPLIPGKLYHYRLGLNSDRNFVLKTPPKSFPFKFAVIGDLGQTEWTNSTLNHLAAADYDLLLLPGDLSYADFVQPLWDSFGRLVEPLASSRPWMVTQGNHEIEKIPVIHPKSFVAYNARWRMPYDADLATSSGSNLFYSFDVAGGAIHVIMLGSYADFGPGSPQQSWLEADLKKLDRQRQQWVIALVHAPWYSSNKAHQGEGEEMRVALEAMLYESRVDVVFAGHVHAYERFERVHDNHLDACGPVHITIGDGGNKEGLATRYQDPQPEISVFREASFGHGRFELANATHAHWTWRRNVDDVAAVADQVWLTNLASDPTCHPKR; this is encoded by the exons ATGGCGCCGCCTCCTTCCGCCCTGTGCTTGGCTATCGTTGCTTGCTCCCTCCTCGTCTGCGCTTTCGCCTACACCCGTCCGCCGCCAAGGGGTACCCTCTCCGTCCCCCTCGCTGATAACGCCAACGGCCTCACTCCTCAGCAG GTCCACATATCACTTGTGGGGTCCGATAAAATGAGGGTGACATGGATCACCGACGACGACAGCCCGTCGGTGGTGGAATACGGCACCTCCCTCGGCAAATATTCTTCGAAGGCCACCGGTTCTTCCGACTGCTACTCCTACTTATTTTACCGCTCTGGCCATATACATGACGTCGTCATTGGCCCACTGATTCCTGGCAAGCTCTACCACTACCGATTAGGCTTGAACTCGGATCGCAACTTCGTGTTAAAGACCCCACCTAAGTCTTTTCCCTTCAAATTCGCTGTCATCG GGGATTTGGGTCAAACTGAGTGGACGAACTCGACACTGAATCACCTGGCGGCGGCGGACTACGACTTGCTTCTGCTCCCCGGAGACCTCTCCTACGCTGACTTCGTGCAGCCTCTGTGGGACTCATTCGGCCGGCTTGTGGAGCCGTTGGCGAGTTCCCGACCTTGGATGGTGACGCAGGGCAACCATGAGATCGAGAAGATCCCCGTCATCCACCCGAAAAGCTTTGTCGCGTACAATGCGCGCTGGCGCATGCCGTACGACGCTGACCTAGCCACCTCCTCCGGCTCCAACCTTTTCTACTCTTTCGACGTCGCTGGCGGAGCCATCCACGTGATCATGCTGGGCTCGTACGCTGACTTCGGCCCCGGGTCCCCTCAGCAATCCTGGCTCGAGGCAGACCTAAAAAAACTGGACCGTCAGCGCCAGCAGTGGGTAATAGCACTAGTCCACGCGCCATGGTACAGCTCGAACAAGGCACACCAGGGGGAGGGCGAGGAGATGCGGGTGGCGCTGGAGGCGATGCTGTATGAGTCCCGGGTGGACGTGGTGTTTGCTGGGCACGTGCACGCGTACGAGCGGTTCGAGCGCGTGCACGATAACCACTTGGACGCATGCGGGCCGGTGCACATCACCATCGGCGACGGGGGCAACAAAGAGGGACTTGCCACCCGTTACCAGGACCCGCAGCCGGAGATCTCGGTCTTCAGGGAGGCGAGCTTCGGTCACGGCCGGTTCGAGTTGGCCAACGCGACGCACGCACATTGGACGTGGCGACGGAACGTCGACGACGTGGCAGCGGTGGCGGATCAGGTGTGGCTCACCAACCTCGCTTCCGACCCGACTTGTCATCCGAAACGCTGA